From Coriobacteriia bacterium, the proteins below share one genomic window:
- a CDS encoding hydrogenase maturation protease translates to MRYLIGIGNYYGRDDSIGLRIAEHVGEAGLDEGFRAIDLGGNLLDLVHYLDAETESVLIVDAAKMGLTPGEFALFTPDQVASRRGHAGLSTHEADLMKVLEFAALLGNPLPPITILGVEPAELADEPGLSPVLQARFGEYVDAAVTFLTTTL, encoded by the coding sequence GTGCGCTACCTCATCGGCATCGGCAACTACTACGGGCGCGACGACTCCATCGGTCTGCGCATCGCCGAGCACGTCGGCGAGGCCGGACTCGACGAGGGTTTTCGCGCAATCGATCTGGGCGGCAACCTGCTCGATCTGGTGCACTACCTCGACGCCGAGACCGAGTCGGTCCTCATCGTCGACGCAGCGAAGATGGGGCTGACCCCGGGCGAGTTCGCGCTCTTCACGCCCGACCAGGTGGCCAGCAGGCGCGGGCATGCCGGTCTGAGCACCCACGAGGCCGACCTCATGAAGGTGCTCGAGTTCGCCGCCTTGCTCGGCAACCCGCTGCCTCCCATCACGATCCTGGGCGTCGAGCCCGCCGAGCTTGCGGACGAGCCGGGTCTCTCGCCGGTGCTGCAGGCTCGCTTTGGCGAGTACGTCGATGCGGCTGTGACATTCCTGACCACGACGCTCTGA
- a CDS encoding Ni/Fe hydrogenase subunit alpha — protein MLQNINIDVHHLTRVEGHGNIKVNVTDGVVETCEWQVPEAPRFFEAMCRGRHYSEVGRITSRICGICSIGHTLASVKATEAALGIEVTPQTTKLRTLLKHAENFDSHVLHVYVLVAPDLLGAPSAFALVETHAEVVARALRLKRLAHEWGSLIGGRTTHPTTVLPGGFSKVPTVPELSAMRDKLAAAVPDLQATLETIAALAPGIPAFDRPTEYMAVSSDSEYGLYDGFVQTILPDGDRARYDVADYRSCTNEYVSPLSTAKYTKNRLDSYAAGALARFNVNYDMLHPEAKKVAESLGMGPICTNPYMNSVAQVVEIVHSAHEALRLFDELIAEGVTEEPLVMPTRSGTGAAAVEVPRGILFHEYTFDDEGFCTEADCIIPTGQNHANIQADFDALLPWLMASGKSEDEMRLAFEMLVRAYDPCISCSTHYLDVEFVR, from the coding sequence ATGCTGCAGAACATCAACATCGACGTTCATCATCTGACCCGCGTCGAGGGCCATGGCAACATCAAGGTGAACGTGACCGACGGCGTCGTGGAGACGTGCGAGTGGCAGGTGCCCGAGGCCCCGCGCTTCTTCGAGGCGATGTGCCGCGGACGTCACTACTCTGAGGTCGGACGCATCACGAGCCGCATCTGCGGCATCTGCTCGATCGGACACACGCTCGCGTCGGTGAAGGCGACCGAAGCCGCCCTCGGCATCGAGGTCACGCCGCAGACGACGAAGCTGCGCACGCTGCTCAAGCATGCCGAGAACTTCGACAGCCACGTGTTGCATGTCTACGTGCTCGTCGCGCCGGACCTGCTAGGGGCTCCGTCCGCGTTCGCGCTCGTCGAAACGCACGCCGAGGTGGTGGCGCGCGCCCTGCGCCTCAAGCGCCTCGCGCACGAGTGGGGTTCGCTCATCGGCGGCCGCACGACGCACCCCACGACGGTGCTGCCCGGCGGCTTCTCGAAGGTGCCGACTGTGCCCGAGCTGTCCGCCATGCGTGACAAGCTCGCCGCAGCCGTGCCCGACCTGCAGGCCACGCTCGAGACGATCGCCGCCCTCGCACCCGGCATCCCCGCGTTCGACCGACCCACCGAGTACATGGCGGTCTCATCAGACAGCGAGTACGGCCTGTACGACGGCTTCGTCCAGACGATCCTGCCCGATGGCGACCGCGCCCGCTACGACGTGGCCGACTATCGCAGCTGCACCAACGAGTACGTCTCGCCGCTCTCGACGGCCAAGTACACCAAGAACCGCCTCGACAGCTACGCGGCCGGGGCGCTTGCGCGCTTCAACGTGAACTACGACATGCTGCACCCGGAGGCCAAGAAGGTCGCCGAGTCGCTCGGCATGGGACCGATCTGCACCAACCCGTACATGAACTCCGTGGCCCAGGTCGTCGAGATCGTCCACTCGGCCCACGAGGCGCTGCGCCTGTTCGACGAGCTCATCGCCGAGGGCGTGACGGAGGAGCCGCTCGTCATGCCCACGCGCTCGGGCACCGGGGCGGCAGCAGTCGAGGTGCCGCGCGGCATCCTGTTCCACGAGTACACCTTCGACGACGAGGGCTTCTGCACGGAAGCGGACTGCATCATCCCCACCGGCCAGAATCACGCCAACATCCAGGCGGACTTCGATGCTTTGCTGCCGTGGCTCATGGCCTCCGGGAAGTCCGAGGACGAGATGCGCCTCGCATTCGAGATGCTCGTGCGCGCCTACGACCCCTGCATCTCGTGCTCGACGCACTACCTGGACGTGGAGTTCGTCCGCTAG
- a CDS encoding zinc ribbon domain-containing protein yields MKHRTLWAAIDTDRSKWWYYGAAIALGLVLVGLSALLWASTGFAPRGLRLPLDLLLLLLPAITLPFLRKRASREAVTTLGAVALPAEMLPVTTQALHDVLTATGRMGLQNDLAVFNSDSLNAISFEEGPRTVLAVSSAFTALPIDEQRAGLALLVCRERVHIDSIVIGSKHGVPTDNEGNFLTVSDLDDPGIRRKVESSWLEAIAASDREALLAMHEPSAMLTLMKRLAMHDTRLGLASVEAAYGCLAWPFDSALGLTGEDDLPPAARAALAEVLASSGAPGAHPQYARIAHMRSVLPAAEREVPEPPPLRPVPALSLDAGVAVAGGDVIHVPAVAPVPIAAVVAGTPARPTATPYALRIRTTCPACGAGNVPTNRNCIACGKPLPAKPATT; encoded by the coding sequence ATGAAGCACCGCACGCTGTGGGCCGCGATAGACACCGACCGGAGCAAGTGGTGGTACTACGGTGCCGCAATCGCCCTCGGCCTGGTCTTGGTGGGCCTGTCAGCCCTGCTCTGGGCTTCGACCGGATTCGCGCCACGTGGCCTGCGGCTACCCCTTGACCTCCTGCTGCTTCTGTTGCCGGCCATCACGCTGCCCTTCCTGAGGAAGCGCGCCTCACGGGAGGCCGTGACCACGTTGGGCGCCGTTGCGCTCCCCGCCGAGATGCTGCCAGTCACGACCCAGGCGCTGCATGACGTCTTGACCGCGACGGGTCGCATGGGTCTCCAGAACGACTTGGCGGTGTTCAACTCAGACTCACTCAACGCCATCTCGTTTGAGGAGGGACCGCGCACGGTTCTTGCGGTGAGCTCCGCGTTCACGGCCCTGCCAATCGACGAACAACGGGCGGGGCTCGCCCTGCTCGTCTGCCGTGAGAGGGTGCACATCGATTCGATCGTGATCGGGTCGAAGCACGGAGTCCCCACCGACAACGAAGGCAACTTCCTTACCGTGTCCGACCTCGACGATCCAGGAATCCGCAGGAAGGTCGAGAGCTCGTGGCTCGAGGCGATTGCCGCCAGCGACCGCGAAGCACTACTGGCGATGCACGAGCCGAGCGCCATGCTGACCCTCATGAAACGACTCGCGATGCACGATACCCGGCTGGGTCTCGCCTCAGTCGAGGCGGCATACGGCTGCCTTGCCTGGCCGTTCGACTCCGCGCTGGGATTGACAGGCGAAGACGATCTGCCGCCCGCCGCCCGTGCCGCGCTCGCGGAGGTCCTCGCGTCCTCGGGGGCACCCGGCGCTCATCCGCAGTATGCCCGCATCGCGCACATGCGCTCGGTGCTGCCTGCGGCCGAGCGGGAGGTGCCGGAGCCGCCGCCCCTCCGACCCGTCCCCGCGCTGTCGCTCGATGCCGGCGTGGCCGTCGCCGGCGGGGATGTCATCCACGTTCCGGCAGTCGCCCCAGTTCCGATTGCTGCCGTAGTTGCGGGGACCCCTGCGCGTCCGACGGCGACTCCCTATGCGCTGCGCATCCGCACCACGTGCCCCGCATGTGGAGCTGGTAACGTCCCCACGAATCGGAATTGCATTGCGTGCGGAAAGCCGCTCCCCGCCAAGCCGGCGACCACCTGA